CAACCTTTCTGAATTTTTCCTTCAGCTGTTCTTGAGATATTTCTTTATCTGTTGTAACTATGAGCATAACGGCAAACTCGTTATTAAGTCTTGTCATTGAGGAGTCTTCTATGTTGAAACCCTCCTCATAAAGAACCTTTGCTATATCTGCAACTATTCCCGGTCTGTCTTCTCCCACTGCTGTAATAACAAAATGTTTCATAACTCCTCCTCAGATTCTATCTCCTCAATGTATGCCCTGTAATCATCTGCTGTCATAAGGTCCTCAAGCTCAGAAGGGTCTGACATCTTCATCTCGTAAAGCCAGCCTTCTCCGTAAGGATCTGTATTAACAAGACTTGGGTCATCTTTTAGATCATCATTTACCGATATAACTTTTCCGGTTAGAGGGGAGAATATATCAATCGCTGCTTTCACAGACTCAACAGAGGCAACCTTGTCTCCAGCTTCCACATCTGAATCTACCTGTGGAAGCTCAACATAAACAACATCGCCAAGCTGATGCTGTCCGTAATCTGTTATTCCAACTACTGCATCATCACCTTCTGCTTTTACCCAAAGATGTTCCTTTGTATAAAAAAGTCCATCAACTATTCTAAAATCCTGTGCTGCCATTACAGCCCTCCTAATTTTATGATTTAAAATAATATTAACATTAATATTATAGATTAGGCACGGAGTTTTAAATGGCAATAAAGGAAAATGTTGAGAAAATAAAACAGATAATAAAAGAATCGGCTTTAAAAGTGGGCAGAGACCCTGAGGATATAATACTTCTTGCAGCATCAAAAACCCAGCCAGCTGAAAAAGTACTGGAGGCTTATCAGGCAGGAATCAGATACTTTGGGGAAAACAGGGTTCAGGAAGGTATAAAAAAGATTGAACAGCTTAAAGATCTTAAAGATGTTCACTGGCATCTTATAG
The sequence above is drawn from the Persephonella sp. genome and encodes:
- the gcvH gene encoding glycine cleavage system protein GcvH, translated to MAAQDFRIVDGLFYTKEHLWVKAEGDDAVVGITDYGQHQLGDVVYVELPQVDSDVEAGDKVASVESVKAAIDIFSPLTGKVISVNDDLKDDPSLVNTDPYGEGWLYEMKMSDPSELEDLMTADDYRAYIEEIESEEEL